One Candidatus Vicinibacter affinis DNA window includes the following coding sequences:
- a CDS encoding response regulator, translating to MKILVVDDERDIQNLFEQKFRKEIKNSEIEFLFAFSGEEAIVLLNAHNHEAVLILSDINMPFMSGLSLLKHIKQEHHEPPHVVMMITAYGDVENYNTAMSLGADDFLTKPLDFGLLKDKLKEKI from the coding sequence ATGAAAATACTTGTTGTTGATGATGAAAGGGATATTCAAAATTTATTTGAGCAAAAATTCAGAAAAGAAATAAAAAATAGCGAAATTGAATTTTTATTTGCTTTTTCAGGAGAAGAGGCAATCGTCTTATTAAATGCCCATAACCATGAGGCCGTTTTAATATTATCGGACATTAATATGCCGTTTATGAGTGGCCTTTCTCTCCTCAAGCATATAAAGCAAGAGCACCATGAACCACCACATGTCGTGATGATGATTACCGCATATGGTGATGTTGAAAATTATAATACTGCCATGTCTTTGGGGGCAGATGATTTTTTAACAAAACCCTTGGATTTTGGATTATTGAAGGATAAGTTAAAAGAAAAAATATAA
- a CDS encoding GHKL domain-containing protein has product MGNDWTNDYFNDNNWETVNSLFYLDSLPKTGWDGIGLFRLHLQVDSMLVGKPLVLNIFHLGASEVYLDGKLFLKYGEISKNPEMEKGFNATTLIPKFIVFTKTQHLIAVRYSGSYLLKNKNFLIRNLGFSMAIGKPEIVHPIVMSNAKFFRPLESLVIAIPLTFALIHLILFLFYRNQKSNLFFAIFTITLSCWGVLEHESVGNEIASVVILCKRLWIPYFALVPLTGLTFLYSLFYKSLPKRFWYIFFIILVASIIFWFGYILWLSLVIFLVLILEMIRIVIVGIRKKINDFWIIGFGFGLFSLSLISVALLVGSSYFSLSLWYILIYLTGILPVLISMSVYLSRQVANTNRDLEYQLVNNLKLEFENSKKELELQKAEELKQAFIALEKAHNELRSTQSQLIQSEKMASLGELMAGIAHEIQNPLNFVKNFAEINKELLTEMKEEIDQGNLKDAKSIAQDVFENEEKIHFHSKRADAIVKGMLQHSRSSNGIKEPTDINALVDEYLRLAYHGLRAKEKSFNSAMKTYFDNDIGKINIIPQDIGRVILNLFTNAFYAVDQKRKENTKEFEPLVTVTTKKHLNQVSIAVRDNGNGIPQKILDKIFQPFFTTKPAGQGTGLGLSLSYDIVKAHGGELSVHTKEGEYTEFIIILPII; this is encoded by the coding sequence ATGGGTAATGATTGGACCAATGATTATTTTAACGATAATAATTGGGAAACAGTAAATTCATTGTTTTATCTTGATTCTTTGCCAAAAACCGGTTGGGATGGCATCGGTTTATTTCGATTACATCTACAAGTTGATTCCATGCTGGTTGGAAAACCATTGGTCTTAAATATTTTTCACCTCGGCGCTTCCGAAGTTTATTTGGATGGAAAATTATTTTTGAAATATGGCGAAATAAGCAAAAATCCAGAGATGGAAAAGGGTTTTAATGCTACCACCTTAATACCTAAATTTATTGTTTTTACTAAAACCCAACATTTAATCGCCGTTCGATATTCAGGTAGTTATCTTTTAAAAAATAAAAATTTTCTAATCCGTAATCTGGGATTTTCAATGGCCATCGGAAAGCCAGAAATCGTACATCCGATTGTCATGAGCAATGCAAAATTTTTTCGACCTTTAGAATCACTTGTAATTGCCATACCATTAACCTTTGCTTTAATTCATCTGATATTGTTTCTTTTTTACAGGAATCAGAAGAGTAATCTTTTTTTTGCAATTTTTACCATTACACTTTCGTGTTGGGGTGTACTGGAGCATGAGTCAGTTGGAAACGAAATTGCTTCGGTAGTAATATTGTGCAAGCGATTATGGATCCCTTATTTTGCATTAGTTCCTTTGACCGGTTTAACTTTTCTATATTCATTATTTTACAAATCCTTACCCAAGCGGTTTTGGTATATATTTTTCATCATCCTGGTAGCTTCCATTATTTTCTGGTTTGGATATATTCTTTGGCTATCATTGGTCATATTTTTAGTGCTTATTCTTGAAATGATTCGAATTGTAATAGTTGGTATTCGTAAAAAAATAAATGACTTCTGGATAATAGGTTTTGGATTTGGATTATTCAGTTTGAGTCTGATAAGTGTTGCACTCCTTGTTGGTTCTAGTTATTTTAGTCTTAGTCTGTGGTATATCCTGATTTATCTGACCGGCATTTTACCTGTACTTATTTCGATGTCTGTTTATTTGTCCAGGCAAGTTGCAAACACAAACCGGGATCTAGAATACCAATTAGTTAATAATTTAAAACTTGAATTTGAAAATTCCAAAAAGGAGTTGGAATTGCAAAAAGCAGAAGAATTGAAACAGGCATTTATTGCTCTGGAAAAAGCGCATAATGAACTTAGATCCACCCAATCACAACTAATTCAATCTGAAAAGATGGCAAGCCTCGGCGAGCTTATGGCGGGCATTGCGCATGAAATCCAAAATCCCTTGAATTTTGTAAAAAATTTTGCAGAGATCAACAAAGAGTTACTTACCGAAATGAAGGAAGAAATCGATCAGGGAAATCTGAAAGATGCAAAATCTATTGCTCAGGATGTTTTTGAGAATGAAGAAAAAATACATTTTCATAGTAAGCGAGCCGATGCCATAGTAAAGGGAATGCTGCAACATAGCCGTAGCAGTAATGGGATTAAAGAACCCACAGATATCAATGCGTTGGTAGATGAATACTTAAGATTGGCCTATCATGGATTAAGAGCTAAAGAAAAATCGTTTAATTCTGCAATGAAGACTTATTTTGATAATGATATTGGGAAGATCAATATTATTCCACAAGATATAGGAAGGGTAATTCTCAATTTATTCACTAATGCCTTTTATGCTGTGGATCAGAAAAGGAAAGAGAATACTAAGGAATTTGAACCTTTGGTAACCGTTACAACAAAGAAACATTTAAATCAGGTGAGCATTGCTGTAAGGGATAATGGTAATGGAATTCCTCAGAAAATTCTGGATAAAATCTTTCAACCTTTCTTTACTACCAAACCGGCCGGCCAGGGCACTGGGTTGGGATTGTCTTTAAGTTATGATATTGTGAAGGCACATGGAGGAGAACTTAGCGTGCATACTAAAGAGGGGGAATACACAGAATTTATAATAATTTTACCTATAATTTAA
- a CDS encoding TerC family protein — translation MYEFPNFGSGEVIMSFLTLTFLEIVLGVDNIIFISITSGKLPIEDRRKATNLGLIMAMLLRIILLFGLVFLASLQEPLFHISGSWIEGGFSIQSLILITGGLFLLYKSVTEIHHKLEQDDLDQSNQSSKQNGLFKAILQITLINLIFSLDSILTAVGMTNGLYGALWIMILAVVVSIIIMVAFAHPVGKFVNEHPTIQMLGLAFLLLIGFMLITEGAHLSHFKVYGQEVGAVPKGYLYFAIAFGLLVEMLNMSTRKNKKPVQLHGISEEAKTAGFFKKENE, via the coding sequence ATGTACGAATTTCCGAATTTTGGGAGTGGCGAGGTCATCATGAGTTTTCTCACATTGACTTTTCTCGAAATAGTCCTTGGGGTGGACAACATCATTTTTATCTCTATCACTTCGGGAAAATTACCAATCGAAGACCGCAGAAAAGCTACTAATCTTGGGCTCATCATGGCCATGCTTTTAAGAATTATCTTGTTGTTTGGATTGGTATTCCTGGCTTCTCTTCAAGAACCATTATTCCACATATCAGGCAGTTGGATCGAGGGTGGTTTTTCCATTCAAAGTCTGATCCTCATAACAGGAGGTTTGTTTCTATTGTACAAATCCGTGACCGAAATACATCATAAACTAGAGCAGGATGATCTCGATCAAAGCAATCAGTCCTCCAAGCAAAATGGCCTGTTCAAAGCTATCCTGCAAATTACACTTATCAATCTCATCTTCAGTTTGGATTCAATTTTGACTGCGGTTGGAATGACCAACGGTCTGTATGGCGCGCTCTGGATCATGATTTTGGCAGTGGTCGTATCCATTATCATTATGGTGGCTTTTGCTCACCCGGTAGGTAAATTCGTGAATGAACATCCTACCATCCAAATGCTTGGACTAGCATTCCTGCTCCTGATAGGATTTATGTTGATTACCGAAGGTGCTCACCTCAGCCACTTCAAAGTTTATGGACAAGAAGTTGGTGCTGTGCCAAAAGGCTATTTGTATTTTGCAATTGCCTTTGGCCTTTTGGTTGAAATGCTCAACATGAGTACGAGAAAAAATAAAAAACCTGTACAACTCCACGGAATCTCTGAAGAAGCAAAAACGGCCGGATTTTTTAAAAAAGAAAATGAATGA
- a CDS encoding group III truncated hemoglobin, with amino-acid sequence MKKLISSRDDIEVLVRNFYKKLLPNPVVGHYFTQVVALDLEAHFPKLIDFWESVLFGQSNYRGNPMLAHFALHDKSPFEKKHFDEWLKLWNESLDELYEGEHAETARTRAESIAGIMAYKMGIN; translated from the coding sequence ATGAAAAAACTAATATCATCCCGTGATGACATTGAAGTACTGGTCAGGAATTTTTATAAAAAATTATTACCCAATCCGGTTGTTGGACATTATTTCACCCAAGTAGTGGCACTTGATTTGGAAGCACATTTTCCGAAACTAATTGACTTCTGGGAATCTGTTCTCTTTGGTCAATCAAACTATAGAGGAAACCCCATGTTGGCCCACTTTGCCTTGCATGATAAATCTCCCTTCGAAAAAAAACATTTCGACGAATGGCTAAAACTTTGGAATGAAAGTCTGGATGAACTGTATGAAGGTGAACATGCTGAAACTGCCCGGACACGTGCAGAAAGTATAGCTGGTATAATGGCGTATAAAATGGGGATTAATTAA
- a CDS encoding methyltransferase domain-containing protein — protein sequence MDQNFWESRWEQKLTGWDIGHDSPPLINYMLQVPDKSVKILIPGCGNAHETEILLNLGFKDIHLMDIAKIPADQLRKKFANHPEVTVHCEDFFKHEGAYEIILEQTFFCAINPELRKKYVDQCHKLLKPGGKLVGLLFNKVFDDPGPPFGGSEKEYRAIFKELFNIHTMEPCRNSILPRQNSELFFILTKKEI from the coding sequence ATGGATCAAAACTTTTGGGAATCACGTTGGGAACAAAAACTAACCGGATGGGACATTGGGCATGATTCTCCTCCACTAATAAATTACATGCTGCAAGTACCGGACAAATCTGTCAAAATTCTTATACCCGGATGCGGCAATGCACATGAAACAGAAATATTGCTTAACCTTGGATTTAAAGATATCCACTTAATGGATATTGCCAAGATACCTGCTGATCAACTGCGTAAAAAATTTGCAAACCACCCGGAAGTAACGGTCCATTGCGAAGATTTCTTTAAGCATGAAGGTGCCTATGAGATCATTTTGGAACAAACATTTTTTTGCGCCATAAATCCTGAATTAAGAAAAAAATATGTCGACCAATGTCATAAATTATTAAAACCCGGAGGCAAACTCGTGGGACTTCTTTTTAATAAAGTATTTGACGATCCGGGGCCTCCCTTTGGCGGATCTGAAAAAGAATATCGGGCAATTTTCAAAGAATTATTTAACATTCATACCATGGAACCCTGCAGGAACAGCATTCTTCCAAGACAAAATTCAGAGTTATTTTTTATTTTAACCAAAAAAGAAATTTAA
- the fabG gene encoding 3-oxoacyl-ACP reductase FabG, producing the protein MKLLEGKTAVITGGAAGIGKAASIKFLEEGANVAVWDFDETKAMAWMENHPAYNSSLIFCKVDTSNAQMVEAATGETMAKFGSIEILLNNAGITRDSTLLKMSFEQWQQVINVNLTGVYNCARIIAPIMAEKGYGRIISAASVVALYGNFGQTNYAAAKAGVVGMTKTWAKELGKKGITANAIAPGFIMTEMVAGMPEERIQAVREKVPVARLGKVEEVADLYAFLASDKAAYINGATISIDGGVML; encoded by the coding sequence ATGAAATTATTAGAAGGTAAAACGGCAGTCATTACGGGAGGGGCAGCAGGTATTGGAAAAGCAGCCTCTATAAAATTTTTAGAAGAAGGGGCCAATGTAGCGGTATGGGATTTTGATGAAACGAAAGCAATGGCTTGGATGGAAAATCATCCTGCCTATAATTCTTCACTCATTTTCTGCAAGGTAGATACTTCAAATGCACAAATGGTTGAGGCTGCAACCGGTGAAACCATGGCCAAATTCGGTAGCATCGAAATTCTCTTAAACAACGCAGGGATTACCCGAGATTCCACCTTATTGAAAATGAGTTTCGAGCAATGGCAACAAGTCATCAATGTCAATCTGACCGGTGTGTACAACTGTGCAAGAATCATTGCTCCGATTATGGCCGAAAAAGGTTACGGACGCATTATATCTGCTGCATCAGTGGTGGCACTTTACGGAAATTTTGGGCAAACAAATTATGCCGCTGCAAAAGCCGGTGTGGTAGGTATGACCAAGACCTGGGCAAAAGAACTTGGCAAAAAAGGAATTACTGCCAACGCAATTGCTCCGGGCTTTATCATGACTGAAATGGTGGCCGGAATGCCGGAAGAAAGAATACAAGCGGTTCGTGAAAAAGTTCCGGTGGCAAGATTGGGCAAGGTGGAAGAGGTTGCAGATCTGTATGCATTTCTTGCCAGTGACAAAGCTGCTTATATCAACGGGGCGACCATCAGCATTGATGGCGGAGTAATGCTGTAG